In Halorhabdus tiamatea SARL4B, a genomic segment contains:
- the rtcA gene encoding RNA 3'-terminal phosphate cyclase yields the protein MLELDGSDGGGQLFRSALTLSALTTTDFEMGDIRGSRPEPGLNLQHLTALQTVADITNASVEGAKIGSSTVSFEPEEPMGGHYEAAIGTAGSVTLLFDAVLPLASALDRPLTLTATGGTSVKWSPSMPWYRRVNLPLLRRSGLLAAIDVERPGFYPAGGGQARLSLAPSPLSKLSLRDPGEPERALVHSTATADLADSDVAERQSKQARDRLAAASIDVEVTERATRYVSADSTGTIALLVLAYDNGVIGADALGEPGKPAEDVADEAVDAALTAHETGAAVDEHLADQLIPWLATVGGEVRISRVTDHVGTHVDLFDAFGFDVRIEQIDDGPILVSDA from the coding sequence ATGCTCGAACTCGACGGCAGCGACGGCGGCGGCCAGCTTTTCCGCTCGGCGCTCACGCTATCGGCACTCACGACCACGGATTTCGAGATGGGAGACATTCGTGGCTCTCGACCCGAGCCAGGACTCAACCTACAGCATCTCACCGCCCTCCAGACCGTCGCTGACATTACGAATGCTAGCGTCGAGGGGGCTAAGATCGGCTCCTCGACGGTCTCTTTCGAACCGGAGGAGCCGATGGGTGGCCACTACGAGGCGGCGATCGGGACGGCGGGCAGCGTGACGCTACTGTTCGACGCCGTGCTCCCGCTCGCGAGCGCACTGGATCGACCGCTGACCCTCACCGCAACCGGCGGAACGAGCGTCAAATGGTCGCCGTCGATGCCCTGGTATCGTCGGGTCAACCTCCCCTTGCTCCGCCGGAGTGGTCTCCTGGCCGCGATCGACGTCGAACGACCGGGGTTCTATCCGGCTGGTGGCGGCCAGGCGAGGCTGTCGCTGGCTCCCTCACCCCTGTCGAAACTGTCTCTCCGTGACCCTGGTGAGCCCGAACGAGCGCTCGTCCACTCGACGGCGACGGCGGACCTCGCAGACAGCGACGTCGCCGAACGCCAGTCGAAACAGGCACGCGACCGATTGGCAGCCGCCTCCATCGATGTCGAGGTGACCGAACGGGCCACGCGCTACGTTTCCGCTGACTCGACGGGGACAATCGCCCTCCTCGTCCTGGCATACGATAACGGCGTGATCGGTGCTGACGCGCTGGGCGAGCCCGGCAAACCGGCCGAGGACGTCGCCGACGAGGCTGTCGACGCGGCGCTCACCGCACACGAGACCGGCGCGGCGGTCGACGAACACCTGGCCGACCAGTTGATCCCCTGGCTGGCCACCGTCGGCGGCGAGGTGCGGATCTCTCGGGTCACGGACCACGTCGGGACTCACGTCGATCTCTTCGACGCGTTCGGGTTCGACGTGCGGATCGAACAAATCGACGACGGGCCGATCCTCGTCAGTGATGCCTGA